GCGGCCGGCACCAGCGAACAGGGTCTGGCCGCCCTGGCCCGGGGTTTCGACTACGTCGTGGTCAGCAACGACACCTCGATCCTGGCAAACGGGGCACGGCAGATCGTCAACGCCGTATACCCAGATCAGGCGGGCTGAGCGTCCCTCAGCCGCTGCGAGATGACGGTGGTGACGCCGTCGCCGCGCATGGTGACGCCGTAGAGGGCGTCGCCGACCTCCATGGTGCGCTTCTGGTGGGTGATGACCATCAGCTGGGAGTTCTCGCGCAGCTCCTCGTAGATCTCCAGGAGGCGGCCGAGGTTGGTGTCGTCGAGCGCGGCCTCGACCTCGTCGAGGATGTAGAAGGGCGAGGGGCGCGCCTTGAACAGGGAGACCAGGAAGGCGACCGCGACCAGCGACCGCTCGCCGCCGGAGAGCAGCGAGAGGCGCTTGACCTTCTTGCCTGGCGGGCGCGCCTCGACCTCGATGCCGGTGGTGAGCATGTTGGCCGGGTCGGTGAGCACGAGCTTGCCCTCACCACCCGGGAAGAGCCGGGCGAAAACGTGGTCGAAGGCGACGCGTACGTCTTCCCAGGCCTCGGTGAAGACCTGCTCGACGCGGTTGTCGACCTCCTTGACGATGTCGAGGAGGTCCTTGCGGGTCTGCTTGAGGTCTTCGAGCTGCTCGGTGAGGAACTTGTGACGCTCCTCCATCGCCGCGAACTCCTCCAGGGCCAGCGGGTTCACCTTGCCCAGAGCGCGCAGGTTCTTCTCCGCGATCTTGAGCCGCTTGGCCTGCTCGGCACGGACGTACGGGATCGGCTCGACCTCGTTGCCGTCCTGGTCGGGGTGCTGCGGCACCATCTGGTCGGGGCCGTAGTCCTTGACGATCGCGTCGGCGTCGAGGCCGAGCTCCTCGAGGATCCGCTCCTCCATCTGCTCGATGCGCATCCGCTGCTGGGTGCGGGCCATCTCGTCGCGATGGACGGAGTTGACCAGCTCCTCGAGCTCCTTGCCCAGGTTGCGCAGCATCGAGCGGCACTCGCGCAGCGCCTGCTCGCGCCCGGCGCGGGACTCCTCGATCTCGGTGCGGGCCCGGGCAGCCTTCTGCACCGAGACCTCCAGGCGCTCCAGCGCGTACGCCACCGCGGTCCCGACCGCTCTCGCGGCCTCGCCCTCGCGGCGCATCTGCTCACGACGGGCGGCGGCCTTGGCACGCTGCTCCCGCTCCTGCCGGGCCGCCCGGAGCAGCCCTTCGGCACGACCTGCCAGCGCGCGGGCGCGCTCCTCGGAGGTACGCAGCGCCAACCGCGCGTCCATCTCGCGCTGTCGCGCGTCGCGGGCGGCCTGGGCCAGCCCGTCGCGGGCGCTCACGTCGGGCTCGTCCTCGGGATCCTCCTCGGCCATCGCCAGCCGCTCCTCGAGCTCGGCGAGCCCGGCGACGGCGCTCTCGCGCGCCTCCTGAGCCTGCTCGACGGCAGCCAGCAGCCGCTCGGCCTCGCCGCGCGCCGCACGGGACTGGGCGCCGAACTGGCCGAGCTCCTCGGCCACCGCAGCGAGCGTCGCGTCGGACTCGTGCAGCTTGGCCAGCGCGACGTCGACCCGCTTCTGAGCGGCCAGCCGCTCTGCCTCCAGCCTGGAGGTCTCGAAGGTGGCCCGCTCGGAGACCGCGTGGGCCTCGGCGAGCTGGGCGGTGGCCTCGTCGACCGCGGCCTGCACCTCGAGCAGGCTGGGTACGCTCGAGGAACCGCCGGCGGCGAAGTGGGCGCCGATCAGATCGCCCTCGCGGGTCACCGCGGTGAGCTCGGGATCGTCGGTGACGAGCGACCGGGCGGCGGCGAGGTCCTCGACCACCGCGACCTTGTCGAGCAGCCGCGCCACCGCGGGCCGCAGCACCGGCTGGCACTCCACCACGTCCAGGGCGTACGCAGCCCCAGCAGGCAGCGACGGCCAGCCGCCGGTCTCCTCGGACGTTCCGCCCAGGAGCAGCCCGGCGCGGCCGAGGTCCTCGGTCTTGAGATGTTCGATCGCCCCGACCGCACGCTCGGCGGACTCGACGACGACCGCATCCGACGCGGTCCCGAGGGCCGCAGCCACCGCGGCCTCGTAGCCCGAGCGCACCGCGAGCAGCGCAGCGACCGACCCCAGCACCCCGGGCAGGTCCGAGCCGAGCAGCGCACCGGCGCCGTCCTTGCGGTTCAGACCCATCTCCAGGGCGTCCTTGCGGGCCGCCAGCGTCGAGCGGTCCCGGTCGGCCTGTGACGCCTCGGCCTGCAGCTTGCCCAGCCGCTCCTCGATGTCCTCCAGCCCGGCGGCAGCGGCCTCGTGCTCAGCGTCGAGGCCCTCCTCTCCCGCGTCCAGCCCGGCGACCTTGGTCTCCAGGGCGGTGAAGTCGCGCTGGGCCCGCTCGGCGCGTGCCAGCGCCTCCTCGCGCGCAGAGGTCAACCGCCCGACCTCGTCGTCGGCGGCAGCGGCCCGCGACTTGAGCGCGTTGACCTGGCCGGTCAACCGGGCCAGCCCTTCTCGACGGTCGGCGGCGGCGCGCTCGAGGCCCTTGACCCGACGCTCCTCCTCGGCCGCGGCATCCTCCGCCTCCTTGCGAGACTCGACCGCCTCCTCGAGGGAGTAGCGGAGCTCCTCCACCTCGGCGTCGGCGGTCTCCTCCTGCTCGCGGGCCACCTCGGCCTGGGCCTCGAGCTCCTCGGGGTCACGCCCCTGGCGCACCTCCAGGTCCTCGGAGCCGGCCGCGTTGCGGACCCGCTCGGAGGCCAGCGACTGGGTGCCGCGCAGCCGCTCGCGCAGCGAGTTCAGCGCGAACCAGGTCTCCTGCGCGGCGGCCAGCGCCGGCAGATCCTCGCGCAGCGCGGCCTCGAGCACCGCCTCCTGCTCACGGCCCTCCGCGATGGTCTCCTCGACCTCGGCCCGACGGGCCAGCAGCGCGCCCTCGTCGGCGAGCTCCTTGTCGAGCTCGGTCCTCGCGGTGACCAGGTCGTCGGCGTAGATGCGGGCCTTGGCGTCGCGTACGTCCATCTGCACCGTCTGCGCCTGCCGGGCGACCTCGGCCTGGCGGCCGAGCGGCTTGAGCTGGCGGCGGATCTCGACGAGCAGGTCCTGGAGCCGGTCCAGGTTGACCTGCGTGGAGTCGAGCTTGCGCAGCGCCTTCTCCTTGCGCTTGCGGTGCTTGAGAACGCCGGCAGCCTCCTCGATGAAGCCGCGGCGGTCCTCCGGGGTGGCGCGCAGGATCGTGTCGAGCTGGCCCTGGCCGACGATGACGTGCATCTCGCGGCCGATGCCGGAGTCCGAGAGCAGGTCCTGGACGTCGAGCAGCCGGCACGGACTGCCATTGATGGCGTACTCCGAGCCGCCGTTGCGGAACATCGTGCGCGAGATGGTGACCTCGGCGTACTCGATCGGCAGCGCACCGTCGGAGTTGTCGATCGTCAGCGCGACCTCCGCGCGGCCGAGCGGAGCGCGCCCGGCGGTGCCGGCGAAGATGACGTCCTCCATCTTGCCGCCGCGCAGGCTCTTGGCCCCCTGCTCACCCATGACCCAGGCAAGCGCGTCGACGACGTTGGACTTGCCCGATCCGTTGGGGCCGACGATGCAGGTGATCCCGGGTTCGAGCTCGAGGGTCGTCGCGGAGGCGAAGGACTTGAAACCCTTCAGCGTCAGACGCTTGAGGTACATCGACTTCTCCCCCGGCTCAGGACCACGTGGTCGTACTCGGCTCGCAACACATCAGCGTGGCTGAGGTGAGTCAGCAAATCTAATCGTCGCTGCTCAGGGGAACCCCAGCGGGTCGAGGATAACCCGTCGGGCCTGTCGATCTGGGGACCTCGGCTCCCACGACAGTCGGAGTCAGAGCCCCAGCGTCTGCTTCACCCCGGTCCGCAGCTCCCGCAGGTGCGCATCCGCGGCCGTACGCAGGCCAGCGACCGCCTCGGGGTCCGGGACGATGCGGTCGGCGAACCTCTCGGCCAGGTCGGCGGCGGCGAAGTCGGAGACGTTCGCGTCCAGGCCGATCCGCTTCATGAAGTTACGGTTCTTGTTGGTCGGGATCATCACGATCGACGGCACCCCGTACATCGTGGCCACCACCGAGCCATGGAACTTCATGCTCGCGAGCGCCGTGCACTCCCCGATCGCCCGGGTGAGCTCGTCGAGGTCCTCGGTGTAGACGACCTCCTTGCCCGGGATGTCGAGATCGTCGGCGTTGGCCATGTCCCGGCGACCGACGTCCATGGTGCCCAGGATGAGATGACGTACGCGCCAACCCTCCGCAATCGCCTTGCCGGCCA
The sequence above is drawn from the Nocardioides albertanoniae genome and encodes:
- the smc gene encoding chromosome segregation protein SMC, giving the protein MYLKRLTLKGFKSFASATTLELEPGITCIVGPNGSGKSNVVDALAWVMGEQGAKSLRGGKMEDVIFAGTAGRAPLGRAEVALTIDNSDGALPIEYAEVTISRTMFRNGGSEYAINGSPCRLLDVQDLLSDSGIGREMHVIVGQGQLDTILRATPEDRRGFIEEAAGVLKHRKRKEKALRKLDSTQVNLDRLQDLLVEIRRQLKPLGRQAEVARQAQTVQMDVRDAKARIYADDLVTARTELDKELADEGALLARRAEVEETIAEGREQEAVLEAALREDLPALAAAQETWFALNSLRERLRGTQSLASERVRNAAGSEDLEVRQGRDPEELEAQAEVAREQEETADAEVEELRYSLEEAVESRKEAEDAAAEEERRVKGLERAAADRREGLARLTGQVNALKSRAAAADDEVGRLTSAREEALARAERAQRDFTALETKVAGLDAGEEGLDAEHEAAAAGLEDIEERLGKLQAEASQADRDRSTLAARKDALEMGLNRKDGAGALLGSDLPGVLGSVAALLAVRSGYEAAVAAALGTASDAVVVESAERAVGAIEHLKTEDLGRAGLLLGGTSEETGGWPSLPAGAAYALDVVECQPVLRPAVARLLDKVAVVEDLAAARSLVTDDPELTAVTREGDLIGAHFAAGGSSSVPSLLEVQAAVDEATAQLAEAHAVSERATFETSRLEAERLAAQKRVDVALAKLHESDATLAAVAEELGQFGAQSRAARGEAERLLAAVEQAQEARESAVAGLAELEERLAMAEEDPEDEPDVSARDGLAQAARDARQREMDARLALRTSEERARALAGRAEGLLRAARQEREQRAKAAARREQMRREGEAARAVGTAVAYALERLEVSVQKAARARTEIEESRAGREQALRECRSMLRNLGKELEELVNSVHRDEMARTQQRMRIEQMEERILEELGLDADAIVKDYGPDQMVPQHPDQDGNEVEPIPYVRAEQAKRLKIAEKNLRALGKVNPLALEEFAAMEERHKFLTEQLEDLKQTRKDLLDIVKEVDNRVEQVFTEAWEDVRVAFDHVFARLFPGGEGKLVLTDPANMLTTGIEVEARPPGKKVKRLSLLSGGERSLVAVAFLVSLFKARPSPFYILDEVEAALDDTNLGRLLEIYEELRENSQLMVITHQKRTMEVGDALYGVTMRGDGVTTVISQRLRDAQPA